One window of the Roseovarius sp. THAF9 genome contains the following:
- a CDS encoding M17 family metallopeptidase, giving the protein MPLEFAPDGADALPLHVIEQDALEDWLSGQSANVATWVPAAGFTGGLGQSLLVPDGNGAPEMALAGYGTEAARKRGRFHLAAQAASLPEGVYRLEGLAPERAAEEALGWLFAGYAFDRYKDQKPAKATLVAPEGVDAARLQAIAVGEALTRDLINTPASDMGPVELEAACADLAREQGAEIEVIRGEALLDENFPMIHTVGRAADQAPRLIDMRWGDTGPNLTLVGKGVCFDTGGLNLKPGASMGLMKKDMGGAATVLGLARMIMALKLPVRLRVLIPAVENSVSGNAFRPGDILTARNGMTVEINNTDAEGRLVLADALSFGAEDEPDLMISMATLTGAARVAVGPDIAPYFTDDGVLSGALDAAAQDVADPVWRLPFHEPYEAMIEPGIADLDNAPKGGFAGAITAALFLRRFAGGTRYAHFDIYGWNQSAAPGRTKGGVGMGARALLEALPEVLTL; this is encoded by the coding sequence ATGCCGCTTGAGTTTGCACCGGACGGGGCCGATGCCCTTCCGCTTCACGTGATTGAACAGGACGCGCTGGAGGACTGGCTGTCGGGCCAGTCCGCCAACGTGGCGACATGGGTGCCGGCGGCGGGGTTCACCGGCGGGCTGGGCCAGTCGCTGCTGGTGCCGGACGGCAATGGCGCGCCGGAGATGGCGCTGGCAGGCTATGGCACCGAGGCGGCGCGCAAGCGGGGGCGGTTTCACCTTGCCGCGCAGGCCGCGAGCCTGCCCGAGGGTGTCTATCGCCTGGAAGGGCTGGCGCCGGAGCGGGCCGCGGAAGAGGCGCTGGGCTGGCTGTTCGCGGGCTATGCCTTTGACCGCTACAAGGATCAGAAACCCGCCAAGGCGACGTTGGTGGCGCCAGAGGGGGTCGATGCGGCCCGGCTGCAGGCGATTGCCGTCGGCGAGGCGCTGACGCGCGACCTGATCAACACGCCCGCGTCGGACATGGGGCCGGTGGAACTGGAGGCCGCCTGCGCCGACCTGGCCAGGGAGCAGGGCGCGGAGATCGAGGTCATTCGCGGCGAGGCGCTGCTGGACGAGAATTTCCCGATGATCCACACCGTGGGACGCGCCGCCGATCAGGCGCCCCGGCTGATCGACATGCGCTGGGGCGATACGGGGCCCAACCTGACGCTGGTGGGCAAGGGCGTGTGTTTCGACACCGGGGGCCTGAACCTGAAGCCCGGGGCCAGCATGGGCCTGATGAAGAAGGACATGGGCGGCGCCGCCACGGTGCTGGGCCTGGCCCGGATGATCATGGCGCTGAAGCTGCCGGTGCGCCTGCGCGTGCTGATCCCGGCGGTGGAGAATTCCGTCAGCGGAAATGCGTTCCGGCCCGGGGATATCCTGACCGCCCGCAACGGGATGACGGTGGAAATCAACAACACCGACGCCGAGGGGCGGCTGGTGCTGGCAGACGCGCTGAGCTTTGGGGCGGAGGACGAGCCGGATCTGATGATCTCGATGGCGACGCTGACCGGGGCCGCACGGGTGGCGGTGGGGCCGGATATCGCGCCTTACTTTACCGATGACGGCGTGCTGTCCGGCGCGTTGGACGCGGCGGCGCAGGACGTGGCGGACCCTGTCTGGCGTCTGCCGTTCCACGAGCCCTATGAGGCGATGATCGAGCCGGGCATTGCCGATCTGGACAACGCGCCCAAGGGCGGCTTTGCCGGTGCGATCACGGCGGCGCTGTTCCTGCGGCGGTTCGCCGGTGGCACGCGATATGCGCATTTCGACATATACGGCTGGAACCAGAGTGCCGCGCCGGGCCGTACCAAAGGCGGTGTCGGTATGGGTGCACGGGCGCTGCTGGAGGCTTTGCCCGAGGTGTTGACGCTGTGA
- a CDS encoding C40 family peptidase, translating into MTDRRRLHSNGRVADAGLLGQVEADLFVEGEDRQVIVPVTPILSEPDGKRERELVFGEGVRQLEERDGWVFGYALRDGYAGYIAAGDLALPNGPPNHVVHARMSYALGEPDFKAKTEQLALSLGAWVSVTGTEGRWAEILVPEGRMYVPAMHLRVARAVEADPVGVAERLVGTPYVWGGNSALGIDCSGLVQVGCLACGVACPGDSDMQEAELGEALPADAPLQRGDLLFWKGHVAWVVDPETLLHANAHHMAVAYEPLQEAIARIEAQGDGPVTARKRLETKP; encoded by the coding sequence GTGACCGACCGCCGGCGGCTGCATTCCAACGGCCGCGTGGCCGATGCGGGCCTTCTGGGACAGGTCGAGGCGGATTTGTTCGTAGAAGGCGAGGACCGGCAGGTGATCGTACCCGTCACGCCGATCCTGTCGGAGCCGGACGGTAAGCGCGAGCGTGAGCTGGTCTTTGGCGAGGGTGTGCGCCAGCTGGAAGAGCGCGATGGCTGGGTCTTTGGCTATGCGCTGCGCGACGGCTATGCGGGATATATCGCGGCCGGTGATCTTGCCTTGCCGAATGGACCGCCGAACCACGTTGTGCATGCGCGGATGTCCTATGCGCTGGGGGAGCCGGATTTCAAGGCGAAGACCGAGCAGCTTGCACTGAGCCTTGGGGCTTGGGTGAGCGTGACCGGCACCGAGGGGCGCTGGGCCGAGATCCTAGTACCGGAGGGCCGGATGTACGTGCCGGCGATGCATTTGCGCGTGGCCCGCGCGGTCGAAGCCGATCCGGTGGGCGTGGCAGAGCGGCTTGTGGGCACGCCCTATGTGTGGGGCGGAAACTCGGCGCTGGGGATCGATTGTTCGGGGTTGGTGCAGGTCGGGTGCCTTGCTTGCGGCGTGGCCTGCCCCGGTGACAGCGACATGCAAGAGGCGGAGCTTGGTGAAGCGCTGCCCGCAGATGCGCCGTTGCAGCGTGGCGATCTGCTGTTCTGGAAAGGGCATGTGGCCTGGGTGGTTGACCCCGAGACGCTGTTGCATGCCAATGCCCATCACATGGCCGTCGCTTATGAACCATTGCAAGAGGCCATCGCGCGGATTGAGGCGCAGGGGGACGGGCCGGTGACGGCTCGCAAGAGATTGGAGACAAAGCCATGA
- the speB gene encoding agmatinase: MSDPFFQPVSGFELPRFAGVPTFMRLPHLLPDHARYGDVDVGIIGVPWDSGTTNRPGPRHGPRQLRDASTMIRAQHAVTGVRPFEALNCADLGDVGPNPADIADSMERITTFYKGVVDAGITPLTAGGDHLTSLPVLRAVAKDGPLGMVHFDSHTDLFHSYFNGQMYTHGTPFRRAVEEGLLDPKRVVQIGLRGTMYDSEDRDFARAEGIRLILIEEFFERGVADVMAEAREIVGGKPTYISYDIDFVDPTFAPGTGTPEVGGPNSYEALQVCRELAGVNIVGADMVEVSPPFDASGNTAFLGVSIMFEILCVMAAERAK; the protein is encoded by the coding sequence ATGAGTGACCCGTTCTTTCAACCCGTTTCGGGGTTCGAACTGCCGCGTTTCGCCGGTGTGCCGACCTTCATGCGGCTGCCGCATCTGCTGCCGGATCATGCGCGGTATGGCGACGTGGATGTGGGGATCATCGGGGTGCCTTGGGACAGCGGGACGACCAACCGCCCCGGTCCGCGGCATGGACCACGGCAGTTGCGGGATGCGTCCACGATGATCCGAGCGCAGCATGCGGTGACCGGCGTGCGGCCCTTCGAGGCGTTGAACTGTGCCGATCTGGGCGATGTGGGGCCGAACCCCGCCGATATCGCGGACAGCATGGAGCGGATCACGACCTTCTACAAAGGTGTGGTGGATGCGGGGATCACGCCGCTGACGGCGGGGGGCGATCACCTGACCAGCCTGCCGGTGCTGCGCGCGGTGGCCAAGGACGGCCCGCTGGGCATGGTGCATTTCGACAGCCATACGGACCTCTTCCACAGCTATTTCAACGGGCAGATGTACACCCACGGCACGCCCTTCCGCCGCGCGGTGGAGGAAGGCCTGTTGGACCCCAAGCGGGTGGTGCAGATCGGGCTGCGGGGGACGATGTACGATTCCGAGGACCGCGATTTCGCCCGCGCGGAGGGCATTCGCCTGATCCTGATCGAGGAGTTTTTCGAGCGTGGGGTCGCCGACGTGATGGCCGAGGCTCGGGAGATCGTGGGGGGTAAACCGACCTATATCTCGTATGACATCGATTTCGTCGATCCGACCTTTGCGCCCGGCACCGGCACGCCCGAGGTGGGCGGGCCAAACTCGTACGAGGCGTTGCAGGTCTGCCGGGAACTTGCGGGCGTCAATATCGTGGGCGCGGACATGGTCGAAGTGTCGCCGCCATTCGATGCCAGCGGGAACACGGCCTTTCTGGGAGTGTCGATCATGTTTGAGATCCTGTGCGTGATGGCCGCGGAACGCGCGAAATGA
- a CDS encoding class I SAM-dependent methyltransferase: MSAIVNTDQAEHWSGKAGEVWVREQAMFDGLMAPVLDLLLDRAGLQAGARVVDVGCGTGAGMIAAAQVVREGGHVTGLDVSGPMLELAKERLQAAGVTNATCLLADAQVHTFGDMAADHLVSRFGVMFFADPVAAFANMRGALKPGGRMTFVCWAGMDGNPWFRIPAEAAKAVVGAPPPQDPRAPGPMAFSEADYVRDILGQAGFEGIGLTTEEITLTPIGDLEQNATFASREGPAGRIVKEMGGGREEFAAVAAKLREDFKAFETPDGALRIPGRVHVVSATAGG, from the coding sequence ATGAGTGCGATCGTCAATACCGATCAGGCCGAACACTGGTCCGGCAAGGCCGGCGAGGTCTGGGTGCGTGAGCAGGCCATGTTCGACGGGCTGATGGCGCCGGTTCTGGACCTTTTGCTGGACCGGGCCGGATTGCAGGCCGGGGCCCGCGTGGTCGATGTCGGCTGTGGCACCGGTGCGGGGATGATCGCAGCGGCGCAAGTCGTGCGCGAGGGCGGCCACGTGACCGGGCTGGACGTGTCGGGGCCGATGCTGGAATTGGCGAAAGAGCGGCTGCAAGCAGCGGGCGTGACCAATGCGACCTGCCTTTTGGCCGATGCGCAGGTGCACACGTTCGGGGACATGGCGGCGGATCACCTTGTGTCACGCTTTGGCGTGATGTTCTTTGCCGATCCGGTGGCGGCCTTCGCCAATATGCGGGGCGCGTTGAAACCGGGCGGGCGCATGACCTTCGTGTGCTGGGCCGGGATGGACGGCAACCCGTGGTTTCGCATCCCCGCCGAGGCGGCAAAGGCCGTGGTGGGCGCGCCGCCACCGCAGGACCCGCGCGCGCCGGGGCCGATGGCATTTTCAGAGGCGGATTATGTGCGGGACATTCTGGGGCAGGCCGGGTTCGAAGGGATTGGGCTGACCACGGAAGAGATCACACTGACGCCCATTGGCGACCTGGAGCAGAACGCCACCTTCGCGTCACGCGAGGGGCCTGCGGGGCGGATCGTCAAGGAGATGGGCGGCGGGCGCGAAGAGTTCGCCGCCGTGGCGGCGAAACTGCGCGAGGACTTCAAAGCGTTCGAGACTCCGGATGGCGCGCTGCGCATTCCGGGGCGGGTGCACGTGGTCAGCGCGACCGCAGGCGGTTGA
- a CDS encoding lytic murein transglycosylase: MFVRYLFPVLGAAFLSGGAAATALESSIRPVARPAATQAATPTPQVTLVAVSTKSLRPKLRPEALSDGTGDTQVTRVSNPAFDNWVRSFRGRALSRGIRAQVFDAAFQGINYNADVVSKDRNQAEFKRQIWDYLDSAASPERVSMGQRALRRHRRALNRIERAYGVEAEVVTAVWGLESKYGTRMGDIPVIEALSTLAFDGRRGAFFEKQLMAALKILQNGDTTPRNFTGSWAGAMGHTQFIPTSYEAYAVDFTGDGRRDIWSDDPSDALASTAAYLKRFGWRKGMPWGVEVRVPNGARFGNTKRMPSQWAAQGVVGVDGRPVRDYGSARILQPAGPAGASFMVFSNFDVIKRYNNADAYAIGVGHLSDRIKGGPAIQASWPRGYTPVSFEERKEIQRRLKRMGYPLEKIDGIIGPNTAKSIMGFQQSAGMKVDGYASREVLNRLRSR, translated from the coding sequence ATGTTTGTCAGGTATCTCTTTCCAGTTCTGGGCGCGGCGTTTCTATCGGGCGGCGCGGCGGCCACGGCCCTCGAATCCTCGATCCGGCCCGTCGCACGGCCAGCCGCAACACAGGCAGCCACGCCGACGCCACAGGTCACGCTGGTCGCCGTTTCAACGAAGTCCCTGCGTCCGAAATTGCGCCCCGAAGCCTTGAGCGACGGCACCGGCGACACGCAGGTCACCCGCGTCTCCAACCCTGCCTTCGACAACTGGGTCCGTTCGTTCCGTGGTCGCGCCCTGTCGCGCGGGATCAGGGCGCAGGTTTTCGACGCCGCCTTCCAGGGCATCAACTATAACGCGGACGTGGTCTCGAAAGACCGCAACCAAGCCGAGTTCAAACGCCAGATCTGGGATTACCTCGACAGTGCCGCCTCGCCCGAACGCGTCAGCATGGGCCAGCGGGCTCTGCGCCGCCACCGCCGCGCCCTGAACCGGATCGAACGGGCCTACGGCGTCGAGGCCGAGGTCGTCACCGCCGTTTGGGGTCTCGAAAGCAAGTACGGCACCCGCATGGGCGACATCCCCGTGATCGAGGCGCTCTCGACGCTGGCCTTCGACGGCCGCCGCGGCGCCTTCTTCGAAAAACAGCTGATGGCCGCGCTGAAGATCCTGCAGAACGGCGACACCACGCCGCGAAACTTCACCGGCTCGTGGGCCGGTGCGATGGGCCACACCCAGTTCATTCCCACGTCCTACGAAGCCTACGCCGTGGACTTCACCGGCGACGGGCGCCGCGACATATGGTCGGATGATCCCTCCGACGCGCTCGCCTCCACCGCCGCCTATTTGAAACGCTTCGGCTGGCGCAAGGGCATGCCCTGGGGCGTCGAAGTGCGCGTGCCCAATGGCGCCCGCTTCGGCAATACCAAGCGGATGCCGTCGCAATGGGCCGCGCAGGGCGTCGTCGGCGTCGATGGCCGCCCGGTGCGCGACTACGGCTCGGCCCGGATTTTGCAACCGGCGGGGCCTGCCGGCGCGTCTTTCATGGTCTTTTCCAATTTCGACGTGATCAAGCGCTACAACAATGCCGACGCCTACGCGATCGGCGTCGGGCACCTGTCGGACCGCATCAAGGGCGGCCCCGCGATCCAGGCCAGCTGGCCGCGCGGCTATACGCCGGTCAGCTTCGAGGAACGCAAGGAAATCCAGCGCCGGCTCAAGCGCATGGGCTATCCGCTGGAAAAGATCGACGGCATCATCGGGCCCAACACCGCGAAGTCGATCATGGGCTTCCAGCAAAGCGCGGGCATGAAGGTCGACGGCTACGCTTCGCGCGAAGTGCTCAACCGCCTGCGGTCGCGCTGA
- a CDS encoding YafY family protein, with protein MTRTERLFKLMQALRIVPPPATAQALADRLDVTARTVYRDIDALRGLGAVIDGAAGFGYRLIEDAALPPLNFDEDELEALVLGLREVEEVGDSTLADAAQSALAKLRARLPQAQAHRLDHAVLSARRFTPLPQSGVDTARLRRATWEEKTIRFDYSDAEGRETKRDVDPLSVVLMQSSLCLLAFCHLRGDFRAFRLDRMRGLELTGASFRPRRAILLRECLAAMTCDTGEQTA; from the coding sequence ATGACCCGGACCGAACGCCTTTTCAAACTGATGCAGGCCCTGCGCATCGTGCCGCCCCCTGCCACGGCGCAGGCGCTGGCGGACCGGCTCGACGTGACCGCCCGCACGGTCTATCGCGATATCGACGCCCTGCGCGGGCTTGGCGCGGTGATCGACGGCGCGGCGGGCTTCGGCTACCGCCTGATCGAGGACGCCGCCCTGCCCCCGCTCAACTTCGACGAGGACGAGTTGGAGGCGCTGGTGCTCGGCCTGCGCGAGGTCGAAGAGGTGGGCGACAGCACCCTCGCCGACGCCGCGCAATCGGCCTTGGCCAAGCTGCGCGCCCGCTTGCCGCAGGCCCAGGCGCACCGGCTGGATCACGCCGTGCTCTCGGCCCGCCGCTTTACCCCCCTGCCGCAATCGGGCGTCGACACCGCCCGCCTGCGCCGCGCCACGTGGGAGGAAAAGACCATCCGTTTCGATTATTCCGACGCCGAAGGCCGCGAAACCAAACGCGACGTTGACCCGCTTTCGGTCGTCCTCATGCAATCGTCGCTCTGTCTTCTGGCCTTTTGCCACTTGCGCGGCGATTTCCGCGCCTTCCGTCTCGACCGGATGCGTGGCCTCGAGCTCACCGGCGCGTCCTTCCGGCCCCGCCGCGCAATTCTTCTGCGTGAATGCCTTGCCGCCATGACCTGCGACACTGGCGAACAAACGGCATAA
- a CDS encoding calcium/sodium antiporter — MDIIFVIAGLAGLILGGELLVRNAVQLARGLGVSPLVIGLTIVGFGTSAPELVTSLQAAWVGAPGIALGNVVGSNIGNTLLIVGIAALISPILVARKALARDGSVMLGATLVCAALVLSGEMGRMAGLGLVLALAGYLAFTFMAERKGPTAAGEVYAAEGDLLPEAPVRAGRAALGLLIGLVVILAGARFLVSGAVGLAQMLGMSDAVIGLTVVAIGTSMPELVTSVLAARKGQGEVAFGNIIGSNIFNILGILGATVLVVPMAAPLPITGVDLAVLVGSAVVFVVFAFTGARIDRREGAVLLAAYGAYMVWLLGSV; from the coding sequence GTGGATATAATTTTCGTGATCGCCGGGCTGGCGGGCCTGATCCTCGGCGGTGAATTGCTGGTGCGGAACGCGGTGCAGCTGGCGCGGGGCTTGGGCGTGTCGCCTCTGGTGATCGGGCTGACCATCGTGGGGTTCGGCACCTCTGCCCCGGAGCTGGTGACCAGCTTGCAGGCCGCGTGGGTCGGTGCGCCGGGGATCGCGCTGGGCAACGTGGTGGGAAGCAATATCGGCAACACGCTGTTGATCGTGGGGATCGCGGCGCTGATCTCGCCCATATTGGTGGCGCGGAAGGCGCTGGCGCGGGATGGGTCGGTGATGCTGGGCGCAACGCTGGTCTGCGCGGCGCTGGTGCTGAGCGGCGAGATGGGGCGCATGGCCGGGCTGGGCCTCGTGCTGGCGCTGGCGGGCTATCTGGCGTTTACGTTTATGGCCGAGCGCAAGGGGCCGACGGCGGCGGGCGAGGTGTATGCCGCGGAAGGCGATTTGCTACCCGAAGCGCCGGTGCGGGCGGGGCGTGCGGCGCTGGGGCTGTTGATCGGGCTGGTGGTGATCCTGGCCGGGGCGCGGTTTCTGGTATCCGGGGCCGTGGGACTGGCGCAGATGCTGGGGATGAGCGACGCGGTAATCGGGCTGACGGTGGTGGCTATCGGCACGTCGATGCCGGAGCTGGTGACCTCGGTGCTGGCGGCCCGCAAGGGGCAGGGCGAGGTGGCGTTCGGGAACATCATCGGCAGCAATATCTTCAACATCCTCGGCATACTGGGGGCGACGGTGTTGGTGGTGCCGATGGCCGCACCCTTGCCGATCACGGGGGTAGATCTGGCCGTGCTGGTGGGCTCAGCGGTTGTGTTCGTCGTGTTCGCCTTTACCGGAGCTCGGATCGACCGGCGCGAGGGGGCTGTGCTGCTGGCGGCCTACGGTGCTTACATGGTCTGGCTGTTGGGGAGCGTTTAA
- the rnr gene encoding ribonuclease R, producing the protein MSELPSKSQVLQWISDNPTLTSKRDIAKAFGIKGAARIDLKRILKELEAEGHLEKRKKTYRDPDKLPPVSVLQVSDQTPDGELLARPLEWHGEGVEPVVLLIPRASDPALGPGDRILGRLQEVKGEAHHYEARLIRRIGTNPRKVLGIFKKTAGGGRILPIDKGDGKEWLVAPSATGGAKDGELVEAEQAGPKGRMGLPQARILDRLGDPSAPKAVSLIAIHQHGIPDDFPDDVIAEADAQKPQGLKGREDLRDLPLVTIDPADARDHDDAVWAHPDDDPKNEGGHVIWVAIADVACYVTPGSALDAEARKRGNSSYFPDRVVPMLPDRLSGDLCSLHEGVPRACIAVRMQIDAHGTKIGHRFVRGLMRSAASLTYQQVQAARDGTPDDKCGPLMDEVIDPLYEAFAALQEARNNRQPLDLDLPERKVVLSDEGKVTSVNFADRLDAHKLIEDMMVLANVAAAETLIAKKSPLLFRVHEEPPPEKLDTLRDVAEAAGLTLAKGQVLKTAHLNQLLHGAAGTDHVEVINLATLRSMTQAYYAPSNFGHFGLALQSYAHFTSPIRRYADLIVHRALISAHGWGEDGLSKSDEERLQSIGEHISETERRSMMAERDTNDRYLAAFLSERVGEEFTGRISGIAKFGAFVRLDETGADGLIPMRALGNEYFHLDRDRGTLMGSDTGMVIGLGQRVVVRLSEAAPVTGGLALDLVRLDGKTITPSGSDTPRKGRGRGKPKGGRGGPKRKLAREKHKSDKTKRKVSRKRR; encoded by the coding sequence ATGAGCGAATTGCCCTCCAAATCACAGGTCCTGCAATGGATCTCTGACAATCCGACCCTGACCTCCAAGCGCGACATCGCCAAGGCGTTCGGCATCAAGGGGGCGGCGCGGATCGACCTCAAGCGCATCCTGAAGGAGCTCGAGGCCGAGGGGCACCTTGAGAAGCGCAAGAAAACCTATCGCGACCCCGACAAGCTGCCCCCGGTCAGCGTGCTGCAGGTCAGTGACCAGACCCCGGATGGAGAGCTTCTGGCGCGCCCGCTTGAATGGCATGGCGAAGGCGTGGAGCCTGTCGTCCTGCTGATCCCCCGCGCCAGTGACCCCGCGCTCGGCCCCGGCGACCGCATTCTGGGCCGGCTGCAAGAGGTCAAGGGCGAGGCGCATCATTATGAGGCGCGGCTCATCCGCCGGATCGGGACCAATCCGCGCAAGGTCTTGGGCATCTTCAAAAAAACCGCCGGGGGCGGGCGCATCCTGCCGATCGACAAGGGCGACGGCAAGGAATGGCTGGTCGCGCCCTCCGCCACCGGCGGCGCCAAGGATGGCGAGCTGGTCGAGGCCGAACAGGCCGGGCCCAAGGGGCGCATGGGCCTGCCACAGGCCCGCATCCTGGACCGATTGGGCGACCCCTCCGCGCCGAAGGCCGTGTCGCTGATCGCTATCCACCAGCATGGCATTCCCGACGATTTCCCCGACGACGTCATCGCAGAGGCCGACGCGCAGAAACCGCAAGGCCTCAAGGGCCGCGAAGACCTGCGCGACCTGCCGCTCGTCACCATCGACCCGGCGGACGCCCGCGATCACGACGATGCCGTCTGGGCCCACCCCGACGACGACCCCAAGAACGAGGGCGGGCATGTCATCTGGGTCGCCATCGCCGACGTTGCCTGTTACGTCACCCCCGGCTCGGCCCTCGATGCCGAGGCCCGCAAGCGCGGCAATTCCAGCTATTTCCCCGACCGGGTCGTGCCGATGCTGCCCGACCGGCTGTCCGGCGACCTCTGTTCGCTGCACGAAGGTGTACCGCGCGCCTGCATAGCCGTGCGGATGCAGATCGACGCCCACGGGACGAAGATCGGCCACCGCTTCGTGCGCGGCCTGATGCGCTCCGCCGCGTCGCTCACCTACCAGCAAGTACAGGCCGCTCGCGACGGCACCCCGGACGACAAGTGCGGGCCCCTCATGGACGAGGTTATCGACCCGCTTTACGAGGCCTTCGCCGCCCTGCAAGAAGCGCGCAACAACCGCCAGCCGCTCGATCTCGACCTGCCCGAACGCAAGGTCGTGCTCAGCGACGAGGGCAAGGTCACCTCCGTCAACTTCGCCGACCGCCTCGATGCCCACAAGCTGATCGAGGACATGATGGTTCTGGCCAATGTGGCCGCCGCCGAGACGCTGATCGCCAAAAAATCCCCCCTCCTCTTCCGCGTCCACGAAGAGCCGCCGCCAGAGAAGCTCGACACCCTGCGCGACGTGGCCGAGGCCGCAGGCCTGACGCTGGCCAAGGGGCAGGTGCTGAAGACCGCTCACCTCAACCAGCTGCTGCACGGCGCGGCGGGCACCGACCACGTCGAGGTCATCAACCTCGCCACCCTGCGCTCGATGACGCAGGCCTATTATGCCCCGTCGAATTTCGGGCATTTCGGCCTTGCACTGCAATCCTACGCGCATTTCACCTCGCCCATCCGTCGCTATGCCGACCTGATCGTACACCGCGCCCTCATATCGGCGCATGGCTGGGGCGAGGACGGCCTGTCGAAATCCGACGAGGAACGCCTGCAAAGCATCGGCGAACATATCTCGGAAACCGAGCGCCGCTCGATGATGGCCGAACGCGACACCAACGACCGCTATCTCGCCGCCTTCCTTTCCGAACGTGTGGGCGAGGAGTTCACCGGGCGGATCAGCGGCATCGCCAAGTTCGGCGCCTTCGTCCGGCTGGACGAGACCGGCGCGGACGGCCTCATCCCGATGCGCGCGCTTGGCAACGAGTATTTCCACCTCGACCGCGACCGCGGCACCCTGATGGGGTCCGACACCGGCATGGTGATCGGCCTCGGCCAGCGCGTCGTCGTCCGCCTCAGCGAGGCGGCGCCGGTCACCGGCGGTCTCGCGCTCGACCTCGTGCGGCTCGATGGCAAGACGATCACGCCCAGCGGTTCGGACACGCCCCGCAAGGGGCGGGGCCGCGGCAAGCCCAAGGGCGGGCGCGGCGGCCCCAAGCGCAAGCTGGCGCGCGAAAAGCACAAGTCAGACAAGACCAAGCGCAAGGTCTCACGCAAGCGGCGTTAA
- a CDS encoding TIGR04282 family arsenosugar biosynthesis glycosyltransferase codes for MRQQLVIMLKDPRPGQVKTRLARDIGPVAATWWVRHQTARLLRRLRDPHWNLVLAVAPDVAGLTSRAWPADLERMPQGPGDLGARMARVMRTRPPGPVCIVGGDIPGITRAHIARAFATLGRQDAVFGPAPDGGYWLIGMKRTRAVPTIFLQGVRWSTQHALADSRASLPGARIGLVDTLQDVDTIEDLQAL; via the coding sequence ATCCGGCAACAGCTTGTCATCATGCTGAAAGACCCGCGCCCGGGCCAGGTTAAAACCCGCCTGGCCCGCGATATCGGCCCAGTCGCTGCCACCTGGTGGGTCCGCCACCAGACCGCCCGCCTGCTGCGCCGCCTGCGCGATCCGCACTGGAACCTCGTGCTGGCCGTCGCCCCTGACGTGGCGGGCCTCACCAGCCGCGCCTGGCCTGCCGATCTTGAGCGCATGCCCCAAGGCCCCGGCGACCTTGGCGCCCGCATGGCCCGCGTCATGCGGACCCGTCCGCCCGGGCCCGTCTGCATCGTCGGCGGCGACATTCCCGGCATCACCCGCGCTCACATCGCCCGCGCCTTTGCCACGCTCGGACGGCAGGACGCGGTCTTCGGCCCGGCCCCCGATGGCGGCTACTGGCTGATCGGGATGAAACGCACCCGCGCCGTGCCCACGATTTTCCTGCAAGGCGTTCGATGGTCCACCCAGCACGCGCTGGCCGACAGCAGGGCGAGTTTGCCGGGCGCGCGCATCGGTCTTGTCGATACGTTGCAGGACGTGGACACGATCGAGGACCTGCAAGCGCTGTGA